Proteins encoded by one window of Arachis hypogaea cultivar Tifrunner chromosome 1, arahy.Tifrunner.gnm2.J5K5, whole genome shotgun sequence:
- the LOC140184744 gene encoding serine/threonine-protein phosphatase 7 long form homolog, whose translation MFGVVCNGCMLRDFVTHVLQPSRVITAVRRQQNMPLHDRIIPGLYHLARLNSQWFWVDESLLSAFIERWRPETHTFHMPFGECTITLQDVAYQLGLPIDGVPVSGCLTEFENLMEHGRPAWVWFQELFGELPPQSKVKQMTVCYTWFHERFRVLPADATDETVRVYARAYILMLLSSQLFADKNANRVNLRWLPYLASLDDLGRYSWGSAALAWLYRCLCRGTNRNVVNLAGPLQLLQFWIFWRFPTLRPTGFDRFGFPLASRWAEFVPRNDAGAQRLVSARLALDRLRVHDFVWEPYSSADVAAVIHPEILADEHRRLWTTVTSLIYFAAIEWHQVDRVLPQFGGVQHLPDGALNIDWLHAKDGRGGDQWFPTYYQEWHQLWENRLQSVIWVDQVLDPGPSADYLELWCRVAHRFLSPDVTFQDPMPIVLTEEARHRGSFQAPPRVHVYDRPDNRRVDRRRRIGTRTTDREWREFADRLEQDVPGAEAGDAVDYRVPRRRGRRPPARPNRRGAPDRGPSEQGDGTGHVPAEDVVGSASAMDQPTFDVGSSSQLFGNVSPYGFAEFTTAAVGMDIGDPVTESEFYRDIADMLRDDDDTHYRPQMPEEHAQFAAQQPRSDDVQAQLAVDLNEPAVSPSDPWFALGGTPASAFSAVPAHPSAPAADHRPRRVRRPPLCGTGGHLLGQFDDDDSDTIEDSD comes from the exons atgtttggtgttgtttgTAATGGTTGTATGTTAAGGGATTTTGTTACCCACGTTTTGCAGCCTAGTAGGGTTATTACCGCCGTTAGGCGGCAGCAGAATATGCCCTTACATGACCGGATTATACCGGGCTTGTATCATCTTGCTAGGCTAAACAGTCAGTGGTTCTGGGTTGATGAGTCTCTCCTTAGCGCATTTATTGAGCGGTGGCGTCCGGAGACCCACACGTTCCATATGCCGTTTGGTGAGTGCACCATTACTTTACAGGATGTTGCGTATCAGCTGGGTTTGCCGATTGATGGTGTGCCCGTTAGTGGGTGCTTGACTGAGTTTGAGAATCTGATGGAACACGGTAGACCAGCATGGGTGTGGTTTCAGGAGTTGTTCGGGGAGTTACCTCCACAGAGTAAAGTCAAGCAGATGACAGTGTGCTACACATGGTTCCACGAGAGGTTCCGGGTTCTCCCTGCAGATGCTACTGATGAGACCGTGCGTGTATACGCACGCGCTTATATCCTGATGCTGTTGTCGTCTCAGCTGTTTGCGGACAAGAATGCAAACAGGGTAAACCTTCGCTGGTTGCCTTATTTGGCATCATTGGACGACTTGGGCAGATATAGTTGGGGCTCCGCTGCACTAGCCTGGTTGTATAGGTGTCTTTGTCGTGGTACAAACAGGAACGTCGTTAACTTGGCTGGGCCGCTACAGCTACTACAgttttggattttctggagatttCCCACTCTGAGGCCCACTGGTTTTGACCGGTTCGGGTTTCCGCTTGCTTCCAG GTGGGCCGAGTTTGTGCCGAGGAACGATGCAGGGGCACAGAGATTAGTTTCCGCACGCCTTGCACTGGATCGACTGCGTGTCCACGAT TTTGTGTGGGAGCCTTATTCTTCTGCTGATGTTGCTGCTGTTATTCATCCGGAGATACTAGCTGACGAGCACCGACGGCTATGGACGACCGTCACTAGCCTGATATATTTTGCTGCGATCGAGTGGCACCAGGTCGATAGGGTTCTACCCCAGTTCGGCGGTGTTCAGCATCTCCCAGATGGAGCTCTGAACATAGATTGGCTACATGCGAAGGATGGTAGGGGTGGGGACCAGTGGTTTCCTACATATTATCAGGAGTGGCACCAGCTTTGGGAGAACAGGCTTCAGTCAGTCATATGGGTCGATCAAGTCCTCGACCCCGGTCCATCAGCAGATTACCTGGAGTTGTGGTGCCGTGTGGCGCACAGGTTCCTATCCCCAGATGTAACATTTCAGGATCCGATGCCGATTGTGTTGACTGAGGAGGCGCGTCACAGAGGGTCGTTCCAGGCACCTCCTAGAGTGCATGTTTATGACAGACCAGATAACAGACGAGTCGATCGGCGTCGCCGTATAGGGACCCGGACCACCGATCGCGAGTGGAGGGAGTTTGCCGACCGTTTGGAGCAGGACGTTCCTGGAGCTGAGGCTGGGGATGCAGTGGACTACCGTGTTCCTCGACGTAGAGGCAGACGGCCACCTGCGCGGCCTAACCGTCGAGGTGCGCCTGACAGAGGACCATCCGAGCAGGGGGACGGCACTGGTCACGTGCCCGCTGAGGATGTAGTTGGATCAGCATCAGCTATGGATCAGCCGACGTTCGACGTGGGTTCTAGCTCTCAGCTGTTTGGGAACGTGAGCCCATATGGTTTTGCTGAGTTTACTACCGCGGCTGTCGGGATGGACATTGGTGATCCTGTTACTGAGTCCGAGTTCTACAGAGATATAGCTGACATGCTTAGGGATGATGATGATACCCATTATAGACCACAGATGCCTGAGGAGCATGCCCAGTTTGCTGCTCAGCAGCCACGGAGTGACGATGTTCAGGCTCAGTTGGCAGTTGACCTCAACGAGCCGGCAGTATCGCCGTCTGACCCATGGTTTGCGTTAGGAGGGACACCTGCCTCTGCTTTCAGCGCGGTTCCCGCACACCCCTCAGCACCAGCGGCAGATCACAGACCTAGGCGGGTGAGGCGTCCTCCTTTGTGTGGCACCGGAGGTCACTTGCTTGGCCAGTTCGACGATGATGACAGTGACACCATTGAAGATTCTGATTAG
- the LOC112796969 gene encoding RINT1-like protein MAG2 yields MDSLPAPSHLSPSALSFLDGKFHTKDALSEASTLVAELQTQCSELDQSLNESTRRLGAGLSAYTSLSGDVNDRLSALVSTCSSNAVPDGGSGEEGDGKGFREELAALAKEVARLENVRVYAETALKLDTLIGDIEDAVSHTMNKHLRKTSSQNSEEMRLVAINTLKTTEGLLTSITKTQPQWKRLLSAADHRVDRALAILRPQAIADHRALLASLGWPPPLSSLASANQGLNPLLRMQADVRLNYSRNFLALCNLQELQRQRKCRQLDGHDREVALLQPLWVIEELANPLSLASQRHFSKWIDKPEFIFTLVYKITSDYVDSMDEMLQPLIDEAKVVGYSCREEWISAMVTSLSTYLAKEIFPSYISQLEEESVTGIQSSARISWLHLIDLMIAFDKKIKSLVERSGILLYFDGNGMLQRISSLSVFCDRPDWLDLWAEIELGDALDKLKPEIEDENNWRKKVEAAVLSSCIDDLKSPLISSAFLRHLSAVIERCRSLPSVTLRSKFLRLAGVPIIRKFFDSILVRCQEAEGLTALTDDDAVIKVAVSNNAAHYFESALREWSEDVFFLEMDLDLDDKAELPSNADRNGEVSGRVILDDEIKKLEDFRTEWVERISLVILRGFDARSRDYIKNKRQWQKVEEGWTVSKTLIDALDYLQSKMSVVEEALNSRDFVGVWRSLAAGIDQLIFNGILISSVKFHNGGVERFSSDMDVLFGVFRTWCLRPEGFFPKSSEGLKLLKLNENRVQECLAGGKRWLKENGIRHLTVTEAEKVVKNRVFSN; encoded by the exons ATGGACTCGCTGCCTGCACCGTCTCACCTCTCTCCCTCCGCACTCTCCTTCCTCGATGGCAAGTTCCACACCAAAGATGCCCTCTCCGAAGCTTCGACTCTCGTCGCCGAGCTACAGACTCAGTGCTCCGAGTTGGATCAGTCTCTGAACGAGTCCACTCGCCGACTCGGAGCGGGTCTCTCAGCTTACACTTCGCTCTCGGGCGACGTCAACGACCGCCTCAGTGCCCTTGTCTCCACTTGCTCTTCCAACGCCGTGCCAG ATGGAGGAAGCGGCGAAGAGGGTGATGGCAAGGGTTTCAGAGAGGAACTTGCAGCTTTGGCGAAGGAAGTTGCGAGGTTGGAGAATGTTCGTGTTTATGCAG AAACAGCGCTGAAACTTGATActttgattggtgatattgaagATGCTGTATCACATACCATGAACAAACACCTGAGGAAGACTTCTAGTCAGAATTCAGAA GAAATGCGTCTGGTTGCTATAAACACGCTAAAAACAACAGAAGGACTATTGACCTCAATTACAAAGACACAACCTCAGTGGAAGCGTCTTCTATCAGCAGCTGATCATAGAGTAGATCGAGCTCTAGCTATCTTAAGACCCCAGGCAATTGCTGATCATCGAGCACTTCTTGCTTCCCTTGGATGGCCCCCACCTCTTTCTTCTTTGGCTTCTGCAAATCAAGGACTGAATCCTCTACTGCGTATGCAAGCAGATGTTAGACTCAATTACTCTAGAAATTTTCTTGCTTTGTGCAACCTACAAGAGTTGCAAAGGCAAAGAAAATGTAGGCAGCTTGACGGCCATGATAGGGAGGTTGCTCTGCTACAACCACTTTGGGTAATTGAAGAGCTTGCGAATCCCTTGTCATTGGCTTCCCAGCGACATTTCTCAAAATGGATTGATAAACCAGAATTTATATTCACGCTTGTATATAAGATCACAAGCGATTATGTTGATTCAATGGATGAAATGTTGCAGCCTTTGATTGATGAAGCAAAAGTAGTTGGCTATAGTTGCAGAGAAGAATGGATTTCAGCAATGGTTACTTCCTTATCAACATACTTGGCAAAAGAAATTTTCCCTAGTTATATTAGTCAACTAGAAGAGGAGAGTGTTACAGGTATTCAATCATCTGCTAGAATATCATGGCTGCATCTGATTGACCTGATGATAGCTTTCGATAAAAAGATCAAGTCTTTGGTGGAGCGTTCTGGAATTTTGCTATATTTTGATGGCAATGGTATGTTGCAGAGGATTTCTTCACTGTCTGTATTTTGTGATAGACCAGACTGGCTTGACCTGTGGGCAGAAATAGAGCTAGGTGATGCCCTTGATAAGCTTAAACCTGAGATTGAAGATGAGAATAATTGGAGAAAGAAAGTTGAAGCTGCAGTTCTCTCATCATGTATTGATGATCTCAAGTCTCCCCTAATTTCCAGTGCATTTCTTCGCCATCTATCAGCTGTTATTGAACGATGTAGATCATTACCAAGTGTTACTCTGAGGTCCAAATTTCTCAGATTAGCAGGTGTACCTATTATAAGAAAATTTTTTGATTCCATACTTGTCCGTTGCCAAGAAGCTGAAGGACTAACTGCCTTAACTGATGATGATGCTGTAATTAAAGTAGCAGTTTCCAACAATGCTGCCCATTACTTTGAATCTGCATTAAGGGAATGGTCTGAGGATGTCTTTTTCCTTGAGATGGATCTGGATCTGGATGATAAAGCAGAGTTGCCAAGTAATGCAGATAGAAATGGCGAAGTTTCTGGTAGGGTTATCTTGGATGACGAGATCAAGAAGTTGGAAGATTTTAGAACAGAATGGGTTGAAAGGATATCTCTAGTTATTTTGAGAGGTTTTGATGCTCGATCTCGAGATTACATTAAGAACAAGAGGCAATGGCAAAAGGTTGAAGAAGGGTGGACTGTGTCCAAGACACTGATCGATGCCCTAGATTATTTGCAAAGCAAAATGTCAGTTGTAGAAGAAGCTTTGAATAGTAGGGATTTTGTTGGGGTATGGAGAAGTTTGGCAGCTGGAATTGATCAATTGATTTTTAATGGTATTCTTATAAGTAGTGTAAAATTTCATAATGGTGGTGTTGAAAGATTCAGCAGCGATATGGATGTTTTATTTGGGGTATTTAGGACTTGGTGTTTGAGACCAGAAGGTTTTTTCCCAAAATCAAGTGAAGGTCTTAAGTTGTTGAAGTTAAATGAAAACCGAGTGCAAGAATGTCTTGCTGGGGGGAAGAGATGGTTGAAGGAAAATGGGATCAGGCATCTGACTGTAACCGAAGCAGAAAAGGTTGTGAAGAATAGGGTGTTCTCAAATTGA
- the LOC112796981 gene encoding UPF0548 protein At2g17695: MVFLSWGRPSPQDQKACIKKSGTFNYDIKYKGATAKSLSSLEQNEGLSKDGFLLNNKRVLLGSGVETFEKSKAALKSWSHLGLDWAFVDPKTTIKEGEKFCVCVKELLPWVMMPLQVVYVNESRKRKGVASFGFGSGTLHGHLLAGEERFSVEIDEKNEVWYEVLSFSKPAHALSVLALPYVKLRQNYFAHESAKLMQNHVTTTSK, encoded by the exons atggtgttcttgagctggGGTCGACCATCTCCACAAGACCAAAAGGCTTGCATCAAAAA GTCAGGTACTTTCAACTATGATATTAAATATAAAGGGGCTACTGCTAAATCATTGTCTTCCCTTGAACAAAATGAAGGGTTGTCCAAAGATGGGTTTTTACTTAACAACAAACGAGTTCTGTTAGGTTCTGGTGTTGAGACTTTTGAGAAGAGCAAGGCTGCCCTCAAAAGTTGGAG TCATTTGGGGTTGGATTGGGCATTTGTTGATCCAAAGACAACAATTAAAGAAGGAGAGAAGTTTTGTGTTTGTGTGAAGGAGTTGCTGCCATGGGTGATGATGCCTCTTCAGGTTGTGTATGTTAATGAAAGTAGAAAGAGAAAAGGTGTAGCATCCTTTggttttggaagtggaactcttcATGGTCACTTACTG GCAGGAGAAGAGCGATTCTCGGTGGAGATAGACGAGAAGAATGAAGTGTGGTATGAAGTACTTTCTTTCTCGAAGCCTGCACATGCCTTATCAGTTCTTGCACTCCCATATGTCAAGCTTAGACAAAATTATTTTGCTCATGAATCTGCCAAACTAATGCAGAACCATGTTACTACTACTTCAAAATAG
- the LOC112796994 gene encoding UPF0548 protein At2g17695 has protein sequence MVFLSWGRPSPKDQKACINKSGTFNYDGKYKGFTAKSISSLEQDEGLSKDGFSLNNKRVLLGSGAEVFENAKIALKSWRHFGLDWTFVDPKTQIKQGEKFCVCVKEFLPWVMMPLQVVYVNESSAAKRKRVASFGFGSGTLHGHLLAAEERFSVEIDENNQVWYEVLSFSKPAHILSFVAAPYVKLRQKYFADESAKVMLKHISSSK, from the exons atggtgttcttgagctggGGTCGACCATCTCCAAAAGACCAAAAGGCTTGCATCAACAA ATCAGGTACCTTCAACTATGATGGTAAATACAAAGGATTTACTGCTAAATCAATATCTTCCCTTGAACAAGATGAAGGGTTGTCCAAAGATGGGTTTTCACTTAACAACAAACGGGTTCTGTTAGGTTCTGGTGCAGAGGTTTTTGAGAATGCTAAGATTGCCCTCAAAAGTTGGAG GcattttggattggattggaCATTTGTTGATCCAAAGACACAGATTAAACAGGGAGAGAAGTTTTGTGTTTGTGTGAAGGAGTTCCTGCCATGGGTTATGATGCCACTTCAGGTTGTGTATGTGAACGAAAGCAGTGCCGCCAAAAGGAAGCGTGTGGCATCCTTTggttttggaagtggaactcttcatggtcacttgctg GCAGCAGAAGAGCGCTTTTCGGTCGAGATTGATGAGAACAATCAAGTGTGGTATGAAGTACTTTCCTTCTCGAAACCTGCGCACATTTTATCATTTGTTGCAGCACCATATGTTAAACTTAGGCAAAAATATTTTGCTGATGAATCTGCCAAGGTAATGCTGAAGCATATTAGTTCTTCAAAATAG